The Phaeodactylum tricornutum CCAP 1055/1 chromosome 6, whole genome shotgun sequence region ATGCGTCCTTGGAACCTCTGAGGTAAGTCCTGAAACGCTCTCCGCAGCAAACTCAGCGAAAGAAAAATAGCATGCTCTGCCGTCGCTTCCGCGTTCCCCGTCCCGGCCGCGGGTATGTTGGACACGGCGATACCGTGCTTCGTCGCAGAGTCCACGTCCACTCCTTCCAAACCTACCCCGTACTGCATTATCAGGCGCATCCGCGACGCCCGTTCGATAAAATCGGCACGGAACGATTGCATAAACGGGACCGCCACATCCACCGTGGGTGCCAGTTCCCACAGTTGCGCATCGGTGGGGGCGTGCACGAGTTCGACGCACTGTTCCAGACCCCGCTCCCGCACCAAGGCCTGCGTGTACGACAGACCGGCTTGGAAATGTGGTCCCGCGTATACGACGCGACAAGGCCGAGTCAAGCGAGCATGAAAGCGCCAAAATACCCGGGTTGCCATGGTAGAGCTGGTCCCATTGGAGGCCGTGTTCGCTTCTATGAACCGCCGGCGGCCCTGTGATTCACGAATCTCTATTGTGATGGGTCCTGGCGTGGAACAAAAATGAAAGTATCTGTACATTAGGTTTCCGAAATCCATCCGTTGAGGCCCAGAACCCTGGACAATGAGACAAAGATATTTAATGAAGAGAGAATATCCGAACGGACAGGCAGATGCAGGCACGACTTGGCTTCGCCGAAGTGCAAAGCGAGGAAACGAATATCACGACAGATCCTACTCTAgcactttactgttagttgcTAGACTGCAGCTCTGTGAGAGCGATGAGCGCTGAAGAATATACTCGCAACACCCACTTCTTTTTATTTACCCGAACATAGATAGCCTTGTCCAGTCGTAGACACAAAAAGCAACCAACCGACCCGTTGCGAAGAATAGCCCCAACGCCATTCACACTGTACTCTGTTCACGATGGACACCGAAATGCGGATTGATCTCTACCAAACATCACGGGAGCGCGATGCCTACGACGAACAGGCTAACCTGTACTCCATCATCCTCGCGACGGAACACTTGGAACGCGCGTACGCCCGGGACGCCGTCACGCAAAAGGAGTACAGTCACGAGTGCAAAAAGCTTCTTTCCCAATTCCGCTTGGCCGAACGCGCCGTGTCGTCCGAAATGAACACGGAAACGTTCATGACGTTGTATCAGATGGACTGTCCGCGAGCGAAAGAGCGACTGTTGATTCAGGGCGTTCCGGAACCCATGAAGGGTGGGTCTGACGAAGCGAGTCACGCGGTTACTGTAGCCGAGACAGTGCAGCACTTTATAACGACCATGGATGCCGTCAAATTGGAACAACGGGCTGTTGATGAGCTCCAACCGTTGTTGTCGGATCTGTTGGATGCCTTGACTCGAGTCCCAGATACGCCTAACGATTTTGAACCAAACCATAGGATACAAAAATGGTTACAAAAGTTGAATGGAATGCGGGCCGTAGACGAGATTGATGAAGATGACTCTCGACAACTCTATCACGATCTGGACGCGGCGTATACCGAATTCACCAGATACCTCAAGAGATCGTAGTTACAAACCTTTCACGCACTAGGACCCTGCGGTACCATGTTGCCCCGCCAGCTTGGGACAGATTTTCTTGTACATGCAAAGGAACGTCTGCTCCTAATTTCTCGTACGATACTGCAAAACAAATAGGAGTCCTCCGACTTTGAAAAGGACGAAGCCTGCGCAAGTAGTTCACAAACATTCAGCACTATCGCAAATCTATCGCCAGCCACACGAGCAAAAAAAAAACCATTTTAAAAAAGCCTAGCCACAGTTTTGTTTACGTATACGTTTGTGCGCGTCTTTCGTGAACGACACACGGTCCAATATCCCCGTCATCGAGAAACTACGCTTCCGTCACCGAGGGTGTCGGTGTCGCGTCGTCATCCTTCTTTTGCAGACCAACCGACTGTAGGAATTTTCCAAACGCTCGCTTGGGACTAAAGGGCGGGTACTTGTCCACCAAGGAACGGTCGAACTTGCCGGTGGTTTCCACCGGGATGTACCGCCATACGACGGCCAACAAGGAACCGATCAAGGCCATCCACACGACGGAGACGGCCGAAGGCACACGGGCCGCGTAGTCACCAAAGTGCAGCTTGGCCAAGAGGAAACCAAAGGCGGAGCTCTTCATGGAGGTTTCAATCGCCATGGTGCGGGCGGACGTCTCGCCAAATCCGGTCAAACGGGGCAAAATGTAGCCGACGAGTCCTCCCAAAAGATGAATCAACATTATGGGGATCTGTAAACGCAATCCGGCGTTCAGGATGGGTTCGGCAACTTGAGCGACCGCACTGGCAACCAGTAAACAGGTCGAGACGACCCCAACAACGGGGGCGAACGGAAGGATTTTCTCGACAAACCGGGGGAAGAATTTGTTGGTGGTCATACCAATCACAATCGGAGCTAGCACGACCTGCAAACGTAGCGACAACAACACTAATGTGTGAGCTCTGCTCTCCAGGAACCTCCATCGACGAACGGTGCAACGAGTGGGTGGTGTACTGCAACTACGCGTTACTAGGCGGACAGCGATGAACGTACCTGAATGGTGGATTTGGCGATCCCAGCGGCGTCGACGGGTACGACGGCCCCCAGGAGGCTCTTGCACAAGAGCGGGGTCATGACGATGGCGCCCAAGGTGGTAGCGGTGGTCATGAGGACCGACAAGGCGACGTTACCCCGGGCAATGTAGGTACACAAGTTGGAAGCTTGTCCACCGTTGATGGACCCGACCAACACCATACCGGCAATCAAGGCGGGTTCCAAGGCGAAAGCCTTACCGAGTCCCAGAGCCAGCATTGGCATCATTCCGTAACAGAGAGCAAACTGCATGAGCGTGGCGTTGGGACGGGCGGCTACCTTTTTGAAATCGTTGGGGGTGAGCGTGATGCCCATGGAGAGCATGAGTGCGGCCAGACCCGCCGTAAAGTATTCGGTGGTAAACCAGGCGAAAGAGGACGGGCTTTTGAGGGCGAGACCGGTGAAAAGGACGGTCCAGAGGGGAAAGAGCGTCGTGGCGACGTTGGCCGTCTTTTCGTAGCCTTCAAAGAGTTTCTGACCGAAGGATTTTCCGGCTGCCTCACCGTTAGCGGCTTGGAGAGACTGTACCAAGAAGAGGATATAGGAAGAAAGACCGTGAGGATCGCTGCTTTGTGGTGAAACCGGAATCCTCTCTCGCGCTCGGTTGGTATTGTATCGATGTGTGCGGTATCGTTGTCGATTGGTACGTACCGTTGCGGAAAGAGCagtggacgtcgtcgtcgtagaaATCGTGGGAGCAATCATTGGCATCCGGGAGAAGGACACGACAGCCCGGGGTGTGACctgtttttgaaaaagcgtagcaaacgaaaaaagatACGAAATTGTATACGTGTGAGAGTATGGAAACGACTACCTTACACCCCGTGCGAGGACTTTTCATCGCTTGAACGACGATAACAATGGTCACTGACGTACCCCAGCCGTGCGCAATGCCGGAGCAAACGCGGTAGTGGTCGACAGGACTGCACATAGTCCGAAGCATGCCACTTGCGTAATCTTCATGATAACGATAGATTGAGTATGTACGTTTTTGTTTACGTTGGGGGATGTATTGCAACGGTTCCTCGTGGTATGCAGGTGTTGTACCGTTCAACAAATACTACTACTCAATACTCGGCAGGGAAGTAAGAGCGATCAACAAAACTGAAAAGATCGCAAACGACACAGGACGATTATTTGGGGGAGTTTGCACTGCAAGTGGCCGATTGGGAAGCGCGAGCGTGATGGATGATGAGTTGGACGGGCGAGACACGGCACCTACGGACGGTAACGTACCAAAgacacgacgacgacgacgacggacaATCCACGACGAACGCACCCCAAGGAACGGTCGTACTGCAGCGCTCTCGTTTCGATTAGAGAACCGTCCATGTCCTATTTGTTTGGACCGGTACTCGATCTCGACGTCACTCGATCGTCAACGGATCactcactcacagtcaacaaacCTTCGGACACCGTTCGCTCTCTCTTCCGAATGGAGCGACAGACGGACATTCCCAAAACTGGGACGGgtttacattacagttaCAGTGAACTGTAAGTTAGTTCGCCCTTGGTCCATTTCAACGCATTGGCAGGAATGTGATGTCGTCGTTTGTCGTACCTCACTTTTGAACAGGCTGGTATGCTTCTAACGTCGACCGTTGCAACGGAGACGGCCGGCGCTAGACTCAATAACAAGGGTAATGATCCAGATTCCCTGGTCCTCTCTCATAGGGAAGGTATTACGGTCTAGCTAGTCGAGTCGAGTCGAACCAAACGCCAGGAGCTACTTTTTTGGTCGCGGTGGTTCTCACTGTCGGTCAATAGGTAAATAGAATAATGGGGAAGGACCGGGCAACAAGTCTTCCGCCGCGTTGAATTTGTCGAACTTGCTACTACGATTAGTACTAATataactaactgtaactggGTTATCTCGAGAAGGCCCAATTGCAATCCATCCACGCTACGCTACGCGTTGTTCCACCAATACTGCATGCATCGCACTCTTTGGTCGTACCGTCTCGTCCGACTGTACCAGCGGTAGCTCAAAATAAAGGGAGTCGTCGATTTCGCGCATACCCCTTCCATGAGTGCAGCACTGCCGACGGATCctagcagcagcaacagtagTCGCAGAAAGCCGAGTCGGTATACCACCAGTGCCCCGCGCGGTAGCATTTCGACCGAACAAGATCCGCTCCTACGGCGGAGCGGTACCGTCCGATCGCGACGGGGAACAAGCCAATCGCCGCAACCCAACCCCTATTTTCACACTACCATGGATCCAGTGTCCGCCACATCCAGCGCCAACGTGCGAGCGGAACACCACTCCGCAGCTACCGACGTTGCCAAATATCCGCTGCGACAAGGGTGGGTGGACTCGGAAGAAAACAATGTGCGGTTGGAACGCCTACAATTGCAGCAACCGTCCTCCTCCGAGGTAACGCCCGTGACGTCGTACCATTCCATGCCTGACCCAACGCCGGAATACGAAGGAGacggagacgacgaagaagatcgcACGTTGCGGGGTCGCGCTTCGATGCCTTCTTCGTCGCAAAGCGCGTCACGTGAGTCTTCCGCCTCGCGACCGCACCGAAATTCCTACTCTTATAGGGACGATCAAAGTCTGGGTAGCAGTACGGATGGCCCATCGGTACAAAATAGACCCATGCTGGAAATTCCGGAAGAGATTTACGCCGTACGGAAAGCCGCCTTGCAAGTGCTGAAACCGTTGACCAAAACATGGGTATGTATTTCTCACCTTGCAACAAATAAAGAGGGGCTCTGCATGCTTCGGAACCTACTTTTCTCACCCCCCTACCGCATGCACCGTAGGTGGTGATTTCGGTCGGATTCGCACTCACTGTACTCTTCGGGATGACCCGGTGGACGCGTCTCATGCCCGCTTTGCCCTTTTGGTTCATTCTGCTACCCTCCTGGCTAGCCCATATTGGCTTGCTTTGGTTACACGCCCTGTCTGTCCAGGCGCTCTCCCGCTTCATAGCGGAAGCCAACGAGTCGAGACAGCGACCCGACAGTCGGGATCATTTAAATCGCACCGAGTACTTACCACTGCTGCAAAAATCACTGAAATTTGGACTCAAAACCGGAGTGCTGAGCTTTGCTACCTTTGTATTTGAAATTTTGATATATATGAGACTCGCTCACAACACCTTGCCCTTGGCGGTCGTATTTACACCACTTTGGTTGCTCGTACTGGGGGGAATCGTCGACGGTCTGATATGCAAAACACAACATGGACTTCGTGTACTGTGTTGGATGCTATCCTTTGTAGCCATGATTCTCGTGGTCCTCAAGATCGATTACGGCTTCAATTCTGTTCGATGGCGAGTCGTGATCAGCCCTGTGGTATTGGTTCTGAGCATTGCTTCGGGAAGTCTAATTTATATTGTCTACGGGCATCAAGTTGGCTACTACCGTTTGACGGAATCCCAATTGACGGCAGGAAACTTGTACTCTCTGGCCGCTCTTATATGTATTGTTCTGGTTATCATGATTGGGGAAGTAATACCACTATCAAGACCGGTAGAGGTGGAGACGCGTCTGATTGTGGTAATTTTGGCGCCGTTGGTGATCTGTCTAGTAGGGATGGGTGCCTGGGTGGTTAGTCGGGATGAATTTGGGCGACTGTTGCTTCACGGTGGTCAATCTGCGGTTCATCCCAGAAGGTTACGATGGGAAGCCAAAGGTTGGGCATCTGTACAAGGCAAGGGCGTCACTATTATGCCCATGTTTGGCGAAGTTTCCTTCCAACCGCTCGAACGAAAGTCAATGCAAGACCCTGTCTCCCAGACTTCCGCTCCTGCGCATGTTCTGGAAATGTGCACCTGCTGCGTCGGAGGCTGCTATCCAtatgaagaagacgaggacgatgaagagACGGGTCACCTCGCGGAAGACCTAGGTTATCATCCTTATTTGGACACAGCAACGTCCCGCAGCGCACGGAATGCTTACAATATGCTCCGAGAAAATTCGTAGTTTCCCGGCTTTTCTCTAATATGCTTAATAAATCGGCCTCAAAAGTTATTCTTCACCGACCGAGTTTTCGAAGTCATAACAGGAACATTAACGTCATTTGAAAAAGCCAGCATATCTCAGAGTCAATGCCGACAGCAGGTAGATGCCAGATGTGTACCATGAGGAGCTCTACAAACGGGCTGCTCTGTATTAAAGTAAAATTAGAGGCTCGAGAGGCATTCAACACTACTTGACATAACGCTGTTTTAGCATTTTCAAAACATTGTATTCCCTTCCAGGAAATTTGTCGAGAACCTGCTTGATCTCGTCGACTTTTTCCGGCGCGTACTCTGATACAATCTCCATGCACTGTTCCGCTGCATCCTTTGTATGGGAAACACGCCGCGGCGGTGGCGAGTCTG contains the following coding sequences:
- a CDS encoding predicted protein translates to MRIDLYQTSRERDAYDEQANLYSIILATEHLERAYARDAVTQKEYSHECKKLLSQFRLAERAVSSEMNTETFMTLYQMDCPRAKERLLIQGVPEPMKGGSDEASHAVTVAETVQHFITTMDAVKLEQRAVDELQPLLSDLLDALTRVPDTPNDFEPNHRIQKWLQKLNGMRAVDEIDEDDSRQLYHDLDAAYTEFTRYLKRS
- a CDS encoding predicted protein, translated to YEKTANVATTLFPLWTVLFTGLALKSPSSFAWFTTEYFTAGLAALMLSMGITLTPNDFKKVAARPNATLMQFALCYGMMPMLALGLGKAFALEPALIAGMVLVGSINGGQASNLCTYIARGNVALSVLMTTATTLGAIVMTPLLCKSLLGAVVPVDAAGIAKSTIQVVLAPIVIGMTTNKFFPRFVEKILPFAPVVGVVSTCLLVASAVAQVAEPILNAGLRLQIPIMLIHLLGGLVGYILPRLTGFGETSARTMAIETSMKSSAFGFLLAKLHFGDYAARVPSAVSVVWMALIGSLLAVVWRYIPVETTGKFD
- a CDS encoding predicted protein, which codes for MSAALPTDPSSSNSSRRKPSRYTTSAPRGSISTEQDPLLRRSGTVRSRRGTSQSPQPNPYFHTTMDPVSATSSANVRAEHHSAATDVAKYPLRQGWVDSEENNVRLERLQLQQPSSSEVTPVTSYHSMPDPTPEYEGDGDDEEDRTLRGRASMPSSSQSASRESSASRPHRNSYSYRDDQSLGSSTDGPSVQNRPMLEIPEEIYAVRKAALQVLKPLTKTWVVISVGFALTVLFGMTRWTRLMPALPFWFILLPSWLAHIGLLWLHALSVQALSRFIAEANESRQRPDSRDHLNRTEYLPLLQKSLKFGLKTGVLSFATFVFEILIYMRLAHNTLPLAVVFTPLWLLVLGGIVDGLICKTQHGLRVLCWMLSFVAMILVVLKIDYGFNSVRWRVVISPVVLVLSIASGSLIYIVYGHQVGYYRLTESQLTAGNLYSLAALICIVLVIMIGEVIPLSRPVEVETRLIVVILAPLVICLVGMGAWVVSRDEFGRLLLHGGQSAVHPRRLRWEAKGWASVQGKGVTIMPMFGEVSFQPLERKSMQDPVSQTSAPAHVLEMCTCCVGGCYPYEEDEDDEETGHLAEDLGYHPYLDTATSRSARNAYNMLRENS